A region from the Benincasa hispida cultivar B227 chromosome 8, ASM972705v1, whole genome shotgun sequence genome encodes:
- the LOC120083551 gene encoding E3 ubiquitin-protein ligase listerin isoform X3 has protein sequence MGKPKGDGARSKARPSSSSLAASLLPSDSAANTAGFGGFLGSHRLDSSLTGDDAAPFSDIDSEVAQHLKRLSRKDPTTKLKALASLSEHLKQKSGKDAASVIPQWVFEYKKLLMDYNRDVRRATHDTMTNLVMAAGREIAPHLKSLMGPWWFSQFDSVSEVSQSAMQSLQAAFPAQEKRVDALILCTTEIFMYLEENLKLTPDTLSDKAVAKDELEEMHQQVISSTLLALATLIDVLVSVRFERSGTGKSSGETKHASKSRSRETAISFAEKLFTEHKYFIDLLKSKSTIVRSATYTVLRSLVKNIPHAFKEQNMKTIAGSILGAFQEKDPSCHSSMWDTVLLFSKRLPNCWTYVNVQKTVLNRFWNFLRNGCFGSQQISYPALILFLDTVPPRAVGGEKFLLDFFENLWVGRNPLHSSSAERLAFFQSFKECFLRGIRNASSFCNGDDLAHFQVTLVDVILVKLLWKDYLHVQCLKNQDRAVSKDAPFNNKMAEEIPSIKYPMSYLQDLRKCIVEILSGIHLVNHDLLSVFAMEFQKNCISMFQLTESIGVASETVEQIIGFILELEQLSMDKDDTWPLVLLVGPTLANTFPIIRSLDSSDGVRLLSAAVSVFGPRKVVQELFIHNHGMSSSQFSGVEAQDVEARQFMQLFNEVFVPWCLQGNNSSASARLDLLLALIDDEHFSDQWHSVISYSTNLDHTEVVVESMNSESLAVLAKLLDRARVKITNSDTRKTRTWQKANLGDWHHEHLESAAVAIAQSHAPFRSSFTDFLCSVLGGSLWNDCSSFVSRDALIAIFEAVFQKLVSFLLHSPLIWARNSSSLFISRPGNSFPKSTSSSEVVAMAHFALEVLDRCIFCLYNLGEENYPLPSILATIYAIDWNCSIEGKQDDMLDDKYKEERKARLHFGECVRALRQKITKQFWKSCRAHDRKQYGSILIQFIRSAIFSEDSEEIVSLCCQWMLEILDQISQDHLEEQYMLDQLLIKDDTWPFWIAPDFMAPNELAASNMKNVGLDIHKSGNHKLVSLVSMLMSKIGLEKLLSGQVENSSSCLGKTTKNEVTSRAWLVAEILCTWKWPGGNARGSFLPLFCAYVKRSCSHESLLDSTFNMLLDGALLYSSRAAQSIVNIWPYPVSLLEDIQEPFLRALTSFLFSLLKENIWGKDKASSLFELAVSRLFIGEAVNIDCLRILPLIVSYLVHPMCETNFTFDDSGSCPGEGSLKENIIQNAAEGWLQRVLLFPSLNEWQLGQDMEDWLLLVISCYPFSSSMGGLQTLKLDRNISTEEGSLLLELFRKQRKTSGRSPAVNHAPWVQMLLSELMVVSVGYCWKLFNDEDWEFLLVQLMSWIQSAVVIMEEIAESVNDIIVKSSTAMNLNEILEKLERSVQISDPIPFCVSRNALLSFSLFNGSLGLQGLKDVESSSPQRLDKLNHVNDRIVEGILRMFFCTGISEAIACSCSDKAASIISSSRLELPYFWDLIASSVTKSSKDARERAVKSIEFWGLCKGAVSSLYGILFSLKPLPSLQYAAYVMLSTEPISYSAIIHENTSCYLDYDITTEQGSTQVDFSSEYNVLLKEEILLLIEKLPDDVFDMELIAQERVNIYLAWSLLLSHLWSLPPSSSARERLVQYIQNSASSRILDCLFQHIPVEGMALQKKKDTELPAGLSEAATAANQAITTGSLLFSVEFLWPIEPVKLSLFAGAIFGLMLRVLPAYVRGWFSDLRDRSKSTAIESFTKAWCSPSLIANELSQIKKAEFADENFSVVVSKSANEVIATYTKDETGMDLVIRLPSSYPLRHVDVDCMRSLGISEVKQRKWLLSMMSFVRNQAKAMLCGETNRWSENGALAEAIRIWKRNFDKEFEGVEECPICYSVIHTVNHSIPRLACKTCKHKFHSACLYKWFSTSHKSTCPLCQSPF, from the exons GTATTTGAATACAAGAAACTGTTGATGGATTATAATAGGGATGTTCGACGTGCTACACATGACACAATGACCAATCTTGTCATGGCTGCTGG GAGAGAGATAGCTCCACATCTGAAATCTTTGATGGGGCCATGGTGGTTTTCTCAATTTGATTCAGTTTCTGAAGTCTCTCAAAGTGCAATGCAGTCATTGCAG GCAGCATTTCCTGCTCAGGAAAAGAGAGTAGATGCTTTAATTTTATGTACAACTGAGATATTTATGTACCTGGAGGAAAACTTGAAGCTCACACCAGATACTTTGTCGGATAAGGCAGTTGCTAAAGATGAATTAGAAGAGATGCACCAGCAG GTTATCTCTTCAACATTGCTTGCTCTAGCCACATTAATTGATGTCTTAGTGAGTGTGCGGTTTGAAAGATCAGGAACTGGGAAAAGCAGTGGTGaaacaaaacatgcttccaAGTCTAGGTCTAGGGAGACTGCTATTTCGTTTGCTGAAAAATTGTTCACTGAGCACAAATACTTTATAGACCTGTTGAAGTCCAAAAGTACCATTGTCCGTTCTGCTACCTATACAGTCTTAAGGAGCCTTGTCAAAAATATTCCTCATGCTTTTAAGGAACAGAACATGAAAACTATTGCCGGTTCTATCCTCGGTGCTTTTCAGGAGAAAGATCCTTCTTGCCATTCATCAATGTGGGACACAGTGTTACTTTTTTCTAAAAGGCTGCCCAACTGTTGGACATATGTGAATGTTCAGAAAACTGTACTGAATAGATTTTGGAATTTTCTTAGAAATGGGTGCTTTGGATCCCAGCAGATTTCTTACCCagctttaattttatttttggacacAGTTCCACCTCGTGCTGTAGGAGGGGAGAAATTTCTTCTCGATTTTTTTGAGAACTTATGGGTTGGAAGGAACCCATTACATTCCTCAAGTGCAGAAAGGCTCGCGTTTTTCCAGTCGTTTAAAGAATGTTTTCTTAGGGGGATTCGGAATGCATCAAG CTTCTGCAATGGAGATGACTTGGCTCACTTTCAAGTCACCCTCGTTGATGTCATTCTTGTTAAGCTTTTATGGAAGGATTACTTACATGTTCAATGTCTAAAGAATCAAGACAGGGCTGTCTCTAAAGATGCACCCTTCAATAACAAGATGGCAGAGGAAATACCAAGTATAAAGTATCCGATGAGCTATTTACAAGATCTGAGAAAATGCATTGTTGAAATTCTATCCGGCATCCACTTAGTGAACCATGATCTACTTTCCGTCTTTGCTAtggaatttcaaaagaactgTATTAGTATGTTCCAGTTGACAGAAAGTATAGGAGTAGCCTCGGAAACTGTAGAACAGATTATAGGATTTATATTAGAATTGGAGCAACTTTCTATGGACAAGGATGATACCTGGCCCTTGGTTCTCTTGGTAGGACCAACACTGGCAAATACTTTCCCCATCATTCGATCACTT GACTCTTCAGATGGTGTGAGACTTCTATCTGCTGCGGTGTCTGTTTTTGGACCTCGCAAGGTTGTTCAAGAATTATTTATTCATAATCATGGAATGTCCTCTAGTCAGTTTTCTGGCGTTGAGGCCCAAGATGTGGAGGCAAGGCAATTCATGCAATTATTTAATGAAGTTTTCGTTCCTTGGTGTTTGCAAGGAAATAATAGCTCTGCTAGTGCTCGATTAGATCTCTTGCTTGCACTAATTGATGATGAACATTTCTCTGATCAATGGCATTCTGTGATCAGTTACTCGACTAATCTAGATCATACTGAAGTTGTGGTTGAGTCCATGAACTCCGAAAGTCTAGCTGTCTTGGCAAAGCTTTTAGACAGAGCAAGAGTAAAAATTACAAATAGTGATACAAGAAAGACCCGTACTTGGCAGAAGGCTAATCTTGGGGACTGGCATCATGAGCATTTGGAATCTGCCGCTGTTGCCATAGCTCAATCCCATGCTCCGTTCAGAAGCTCATTTACAGATTTTTTATG TTCTGTTTTGGGTGGTTCTCTATGGAATGATTGCTCTTCTTTTGTGTCAAGAGATGCtttgattgctatatttgaGGCGGTATTTCAGAAGTTAGTTAGTTTCTTATTGCACTCTCCTTTAATTTGGGCAAGAAATTCTAGTTCTTTATTTATATCTAGGCCTGGAAACTCTTTCCCCAAGTCCACAAGTTCTTCAGAGGTTGTTGCGATGGCACATTTTGCTCTAGAAGTACTTGACCGCTGCATCTTTTGCTTATACAACCTAGGTGAAGAGAATTATCCACTTCCTAGTATTTTAGCTACTATATATGCTATTGACTGGAATTGTAGTATAGAAGGAAAACAGGATGATATGCTTGATGACAAATATAAGGAAGAAAGGAAAGCAAGGTTGCATTTTGGTGAATGTGTGCGTGCTCTACGCCAAAAGATAACAAAACAGTTTTGGAAGAGCTGTAGAGCACACGACAGAAAACAATATGGAAGTATCTTGATTCAGTTTATTCGGTCTGCCATCTTCAGTGAAGATAGTGAAGAAATTGTGTCTTTGTGCTGCCAGTGGATGCTTGAAATTCTGGATCAAATCTCTCAGGATCACTTAGAAGAACAATATATGTTAGATCAGCTTTTGATCAAGGATGATACGTGGCCTTTCTGGATTGCTCCCGACTTCATGGCTCCAAATGAATTGGCTGCTTCAAATATGAAAAACGTTGGCTTGGATATTCAC AAATCTGGAAATCACAAGCTTGTTTCTTTAGTAAGCATGCTTATGTCAAAGATTGGACTTGAGAAACTTTTATCTGGTCAAGTTGAAAATTCTTCTTCTTGCCTTGGCAAGACGACAAAGAATGAGGTTACTTCTCGTGCTTGGCTGGTGGCTGAAATATTATGCACATGGAAGTGGCCAGGAGGTAATGCTAGAGGCTCTTTCCTTCCTTTATTTTGTGCTTATGTTAAAAGGAGCTGTTCACATGAAAGCTTGTTGGATTCCACCTTCAACATGTTATTGGATGGGGCTCTTCTCTACAGTAGCAGAGCTGCTCAAAGCATCGTCAATATTTGGCCTTATCCAGTTTCCTTGCTAGAAGATATTCAAGAACCATTCTTGAGAGCTCTTACATCTTTTCTTTTCAGTTTATTAAAAGAGAACATATGGGGGAAAGACAAAGCTAGTTCACTGTTTGAGTTGGCTGTTAGTAGACTTTTCATTGGTGAAGCAGTGAATATCGACTGTTTAAGGATTCTTCCACTGATTGTGAGTTATCTTGTCCACCCGATGTGTGAAACAAACTTTACATTTGATGATTCTGGTTCATGCCCTGGAGAGGGCTCTTTGAAGgaaaatattattcaaaatgCTGCCGAGGGTTGGCTCCAGAGAGTCCTTTTATTCCCATCATTGAATGAATGGCAGCTTGGACAAG ATATGGAAGATTGGCTTTTGTTGGTGATATCTTGCTATCCCTTCAGTAGTTCCATGGGAGGTTTACAAACGTTGAAGCTGGACAGAAACATAAGCACTGAGGAAGGCAGCCTCTTATTGGAATTATTTCGGAAACAGAGGAAAACATCAGGTAGATCACCTGCAGTTAATCATGCGCCATGGGTACAAATGTTATTGTCAGAGCTTATGGTTGTTTCTGTCGGTTACTGCTGGAAGCTATTCAATGATGAAGATTGGGAGTTTCTGTTGGTCCAGTTAATGAGTTGGATCCAATCAGCCGTTGTAATAATGGAGGAAATTGCTGAAAGCGTGAATGATATTATTGTCAAAAGCTCTACTGCTatgaatttaaatgaaattttagaAAAGCTTGAGCGAAGTGTTCAGATTTCGGACCCAATCCCTTTTTGCGTTTCAAGAAATGCccttttatcattttctttgTTTAATGGTTCCCTTGGGCTACAAGGCCTGAAAGATGTGGAAAGTTCAAGCCCCCAGAGATTAGATAAATTGAACCATGTCAATGATCGCATTGTTGAAGGTATTCTTCGCATGTTCTTTTGCACTGGAATTTCTGAGGCCATTGCATGCTCCTGCAGTGATAAGGCTGCATCCATTATATCATCCTCAAGACTTGAACTTCCTTATTTCTGGGACTTGATAGCTTCAAGTGTTACTAAATCCTCAAAAGATGCTAGAGAGAGAGCCGTGAAATCAATTGAATTTTGGGGACTCTGTAAAGGGGCTGTTAGTTCTTTATATGGCATCCTTTTTTCCCTTAAACCGCTTCCTTCATTACAATATGCTGCCTATGTTATGCTCTCAACTGAACCAATTTCTTACTCCGCAATTATTCATGAAAATACTTCTTGCTACCTGGATTATGATATCACAACCGAACAGGGGTCAACTCAAGTTGATTTTTCATCAGAATATAATGTGCTCTTGAAGGAGGAAATATTATTATTGATCGAGAAACTCCCTGATGATGTTTTTGACATGGAGTTGATTGCCCAAGAAAGG GTGAATATATATCTTGCTTGGTCTTTGTTGCTGTCACACTTATGGTCATTGCCCCCATCCTCATCTGCAAGGGAAAGATTAGTCCAATACATTCAGAACTCTGCTAGTTCAAGGATATTAGACTGCCTTTTCCAGCATATACCTGTCGAAGGCATGGCTCTTCAGAAGAAGAAAGATACAGAACTTCCAGCAGGGCTATCAGAAGCCGCAACTGCAGCAAACCAAGCCATTACCACAGGTTCATTATTGTTTTCTGTGGAATTTCTTTGGCCCATTGAACCAGTGAAACTGTCATTGTTTGCTGGAGCAATATTTGGCTTGATGCTCCGTGTTCTTCCTGCTTATGTTCGAGGGTGGTTTAGTGATTTGCGTGACCGTTCAAAGTCTACTGCAATTGAATCCTTTACAAAAGCATGGTGCAGTCCTTCTCTTATTGCAAATGAATTGTCCCAG ATAAAAAAAGCAGAATTTGCTGATGAAAATTTCTCAGTTGTTGTAAGTAAATCAGCCAATGAGGTAATTGCTACATATACCAAAGATGAGACGGGGATGGACCTAGTAATTCGCCTTCCTTCATCATATCCACTAAGGCATGTTGATGTTGATTGTATGAGGAGCTTGGGAATCAGTGAAGTTAAGCAGCGGAAGTGGTTATTATCCATGATGTCATTTGTCCGTAATCAG GCGAAGGCAATGCTGTGTGGAGAGACCAATAGATGGTCAGAG AATGGTGCTTTAGCTGAAGCAATAAGGATATGGAAGCGTAATTTTGACAAGGAGTTTGAAGGAGTTGAAGAGTGTCCCATTTGTTACAGTGTAATCCACACAGTCAACCACAGCATTCCCCGCTTGGCATGCAAGACCTGCAAGCACAAGTTCCATTCAGCCTGCCTTTATAAATGGTTTTCGACTTCACATAAATCCACCTGTCCTCTGTGCCAGTCTCCGTTCTAA
- the LOC120083551 gene encoding E3 ubiquitin-protein ligase listerin isoform X1, giving the protein MGKPKGDGARSKARPSSSSLAASLLPSDSAANTAGFGGFLGSHRLDSSLTGDDAAPFSDIDSEVAQHLKRLSRKDPTTKLKALASLSEHLKQKSGKDAASVIPQWVFEYKKLLMDYNRDVRRATHDTMTNLVMAAGREIAPHLKSLMGPWWFSQFDSVSEVSQSAMQSLQAAFPAQEKRVDALILCTTEIFMYLEENLKLTPDTLSDKAVAKDELEEMHQQVISSTLLALATLIDVLVSVRFERSGTGKSSGETKHASKSRSRETAISFAEKLFTEHKYFIDLLKSKSTIVRSATYTVLRSLVKNIPHAFKEQNMKTIAGSILGAFQEKDPSCHSSMWDTVLLFSKRLPNCWTYVNVQKTVLNRFWNFLRNGCFGSQQISYPALILFLDTVPPRAVGGEKFLLDFFENLWVGRNPLHSSSAERLAFFQSFKECFLRGIRNASRWVVVSSPCYFRMGDHFFPCTSFCNGDDLAHFQVTLVDVILVKLLWKDYLHVQCLKNQDRAVSKDAPFNNKMAEEIPSIKYPMSYLQDLRKCIVEILSGIHLVNHDLLSVFAMEFQKNCISMFQLTESIGVASETVEQIIGFILELEQLSMDKDDTWPLVLLVGPTLANTFPIIRSLDSSDGVRLLSAAVSVFGPRKVVQELFIHNHGMSSSQFSGVEAQDVEARQFMQLFNEVFVPWCLQGNNSSASARLDLLLALIDDEHFSDQWHSVISYSTNLDHTEVVVESMNSESLAVLAKLLDRARVKITNSDTRKTRTWQKANLGDWHHEHLESAAVAIAQSHAPFRSSFTDFLCSVLGGSLWNDCSSFVSRDALIAIFEAVFQKLVSFLLHSPLIWARNSSSLFISRPGNSFPKSTSSSEVVAMAHFALEVLDRCIFCLYNLGEENYPLPSILATIYAIDWNCSIEGKQDDMLDDKYKEERKARLHFGECVRALRQKITKQFWKSCRAHDRKQYGSILIQFIRSAIFSEDSEEIVSLCCQWMLEILDQISQDHLEEQYMLDQLLIKDDTWPFWIAPDFMAPNELAASNMKNVGLDIHKSGNHKLVSLVSMLMSKIGLEKLLSGQVENSSSCLGKTTKNEVTSRAWLVAEILCTWKWPGGNARGSFLPLFCAYVKRSCSHESLLDSTFNMLLDGALLYSSRAAQSIVNIWPYPVSLLEDIQEPFLRALTSFLFSLLKENIWGKDKASSLFELAVSRLFIGEAVNIDCLRILPLIVSYLVHPMCETNFTFDDSGSCPGEGSLKENIIQNAAEGWLQRVLLFPSLNEWQLGQDMEDWLLLVISCYPFSSSMGGLQTLKLDRNISTEEGSLLLELFRKQRKTSGRSPAVNHAPWVQMLLSELMVVSVGYCWKLFNDEDWEFLLVQLMSWIQSAVVIMEEIAESVNDIIVKSSTAMNLNEILEKLERSVQISDPIPFCVSRNALLSFSLFNGSLGLQGLKDVESSSPQRLDKLNHVNDRIVEGILRMFFCTGISEAIACSCSDKAASIISSSRLELPYFWDLIASSVTKSSKDARERAVKSIEFWGLCKGAVSSLYGILFSLKPLPSLQYAAYVMLSTEPISYSAIIHENTSCYLDYDITTEQGSTQVDFSSEYNVLLKEEILLLIEKLPDDVFDMELIAQERVNIYLAWSLLLSHLWSLPPSSSARERLVQYIQNSASSRILDCLFQHIPVEGMALQKKKDTELPAGLSEAATAANQAITTGSLLFSVEFLWPIEPVKLSLFAGAIFGLMLRVLPAYVRGWFSDLRDRSKSTAIESFTKAWCSPSLIANELSQIKKAEFADENFSVVVSKSANEVIATYTKDETGMDLVIRLPSSYPLRHVDVDCMRSLGISEVKQRKWLLSMMSFVRNQAKAMLCGETNRWSENGALAEAIRIWKRNFDKEFEGVEECPICYSVIHTVNHSIPRLACKTCKHKFHSACLYKWFSTSHKSTCPLCQSPF; this is encoded by the exons GTATTTGAATACAAGAAACTGTTGATGGATTATAATAGGGATGTTCGACGTGCTACACATGACACAATGACCAATCTTGTCATGGCTGCTGG GAGAGAGATAGCTCCACATCTGAAATCTTTGATGGGGCCATGGTGGTTTTCTCAATTTGATTCAGTTTCTGAAGTCTCTCAAAGTGCAATGCAGTCATTGCAG GCAGCATTTCCTGCTCAGGAAAAGAGAGTAGATGCTTTAATTTTATGTACAACTGAGATATTTATGTACCTGGAGGAAAACTTGAAGCTCACACCAGATACTTTGTCGGATAAGGCAGTTGCTAAAGATGAATTAGAAGAGATGCACCAGCAG GTTATCTCTTCAACATTGCTTGCTCTAGCCACATTAATTGATGTCTTAGTGAGTGTGCGGTTTGAAAGATCAGGAACTGGGAAAAGCAGTGGTGaaacaaaacatgcttccaAGTCTAGGTCTAGGGAGACTGCTATTTCGTTTGCTGAAAAATTGTTCACTGAGCACAAATACTTTATAGACCTGTTGAAGTCCAAAAGTACCATTGTCCGTTCTGCTACCTATACAGTCTTAAGGAGCCTTGTCAAAAATATTCCTCATGCTTTTAAGGAACAGAACATGAAAACTATTGCCGGTTCTATCCTCGGTGCTTTTCAGGAGAAAGATCCTTCTTGCCATTCATCAATGTGGGACACAGTGTTACTTTTTTCTAAAAGGCTGCCCAACTGTTGGACATATGTGAATGTTCAGAAAACTGTACTGAATAGATTTTGGAATTTTCTTAGAAATGGGTGCTTTGGATCCCAGCAGATTTCTTACCCagctttaattttatttttggacacAGTTCCACCTCGTGCTGTAGGAGGGGAGAAATTTCTTCTCGATTTTTTTGAGAACTTATGGGTTGGAAGGAACCCATTACATTCCTCAAGTGCAGAAAGGCTCGCGTTTTTCCAGTCGTTTAAAGAATGTTTTCTTAGGGGGATTCGGAATGCATCAAGGTGGGTGGTAGTTTCTTCACCTTGCTACTTTAGAATGGGAGATCATTTCTTTCCTTGTACAAG CTTCTGCAATGGAGATGACTTGGCTCACTTTCAAGTCACCCTCGTTGATGTCATTCTTGTTAAGCTTTTATGGAAGGATTACTTACATGTTCAATGTCTAAAGAATCAAGACAGGGCTGTCTCTAAAGATGCACCCTTCAATAACAAGATGGCAGAGGAAATACCAAGTATAAAGTATCCGATGAGCTATTTACAAGATCTGAGAAAATGCATTGTTGAAATTCTATCCGGCATCCACTTAGTGAACCATGATCTACTTTCCGTCTTTGCTAtggaatttcaaaagaactgTATTAGTATGTTCCAGTTGACAGAAAGTATAGGAGTAGCCTCGGAAACTGTAGAACAGATTATAGGATTTATATTAGAATTGGAGCAACTTTCTATGGACAAGGATGATACCTGGCCCTTGGTTCTCTTGGTAGGACCAACACTGGCAAATACTTTCCCCATCATTCGATCACTT GACTCTTCAGATGGTGTGAGACTTCTATCTGCTGCGGTGTCTGTTTTTGGACCTCGCAAGGTTGTTCAAGAATTATTTATTCATAATCATGGAATGTCCTCTAGTCAGTTTTCTGGCGTTGAGGCCCAAGATGTGGAGGCAAGGCAATTCATGCAATTATTTAATGAAGTTTTCGTTCCTTGGTGTTTGCAAGGAAATAATAGCTCTGCTAGTGCTCGATTAGATCTCTTGCTTGCACTAATTGATGATGAACATTTCTCTGATCAATGGCATTCTGTGATCAGTTACTCGACTAATCTAGATCATACTGAAGTTGTGGTTGAGTCCATGAACTCCGAAAGTCTAGCTGTCTTGGCAAAGCTTTTAGACAGAGCAAGAGTAAAAATTACAAATAGTGATACAAGAAAGACCCGTACTTGGCAGAAGGCTAATCTTGGGGACTGGCATCATGAGCATTTGGAATCTGCCGCTGTTGCCATAGCTCAATCCCATGCTCCGTTCAGAAGCTCATTTACAGATTTTTTATG TTCTGTTTTGGGTGGTTCTCTATGGAATGATTGCTCTTCTTTTGTGTCAAGAGATGCtttgattgctatatttgaGGCGGTATTTCAGAAGTTAGTTAGTTTCTTATTGCACTCTCCTTTAATTTGGGCAAGAAATTCTAGTTCTTTATTTATATCTAGGCCTGGAAACTCTTTCCCCAAGTCCACAAGTTCTTCAGAGGTTGTTGCGATGGCACATTTTGCTCTAGAAGTACTTGACCGCTGCATCTTTTGCTTATACAACCTAGGTGAAGAGAATTATCCACTTCCTAGTATTTTAGCTACTATATATGCTATTGACTGGAATTGTAGTATAGAAGGAAAACAGGATGATATGCTTGATGACAAATATAAGGAAGAAAGGAAAGCAAGGTTGCATTTTGGTGAATGTGTGCGTGCTCTACGCCAAAAGATAACAAAACAGTTTTGGAAGAGCTGTAGAGCACACGACAGAAAACAATATGGAAGTATCTTGATTCAGTTTATTCGGTCTGCCATCTTCAGTGAAGATAGTGAAGAAATTGTGTCTTTGTGCTGCCAGTGGATGCTTGAAATTCTGGATCAAATCTCTCAGGATCACTTAGAAGAACAATATATGTTAGATCAGCTTTTGATCAAGGATGATACGTGGCCTTTCTGGATTGCTCCCGACTTCATGGCTCCAAATGAATTGGCTGCTTCAAATATGAAAAACGTTGGCTTGGATATTCAC AAATCTGGAAATCACAAGCTTGTTTCTTTAGTAAGCATGCTTATGTCAAAGATTGGACTTGAGAAACTTTTATCTGGTCAAGTTGAAAATTCTTCTTCTTGCCTTGGCAAGACGACAAAGAATGAGGTTACTTCTCGTGCTTGGCTGGTGGCTGAAATATTATGCACATGGAAGTGGCCAGGAGGTAATGCTAGAGGCTCTTTCCTTCCTTTATTTTGTGCTTATGTTAAAAGGAGCTGTTCACATGAAAGCTTGTTGGATTCCACCTTCAACATGTTATTGGATGGGGCTCTTCTCTACAGTAGCAGAGCTGCTCAAAGCATCGTCAATATTTGGCCTTATCCAGTTTCCTTGCTAGAAGATATTCAAGAACCATTCTTGAGAGCTCTTACATCTTTTCTTTTCAGTTTATTAAAAGAGAACATATGGGGGAAAGACAAAGCTAGTTCACTGTTTGAGTTGGCTGTTAGTAGACTTTTCATTGGTGAAGCAGTGAATATCGACTGTTTAAGGATTCTTCCACTGATTGTGAGTTATCTTGTCCACCCGATGTGTGAAACAAACTTTACATTTGATGATTCTGGTTCATGCCCTGGAGAGGGCTCTTTGAAGgaaaatattattcaaaatgCTGCCGAGGGTTGGCTCCAGAGAGTCCTTTTATTCCCATCATTGAATGAATGGCAGCTTGGACAAG ATATGGAAGATTGGCTTTTGTTGGTGATATCTTGCTATCCCTTCAGTAGTTCCATGGGAGGTTTACAAACGTTGAAGCTGGACAGAAACATAAGCACTGAGGAAGGCAGCCTCTTATTGGAATTATTTCGGAAACAGAGGAAAACATCAGGTAGATCACCTGCAGTTAATCATGCGCCATGGGTACAAATGTTATTGTCAGAGCTTATGGTTGTTTCTGTCGGTTACTGCTGGAAGCTATTCAATGATGAAGATTGGGAGTTTCTGTTGGTCCAGTTAATGAGTTGGATCCAATCAGCCGTTGTAATAATGGAGGAAATTGCTGAAAGCGTGAATGATATTATTGTCAAAAGCTCTACTGCTatgaatttaaatgaaattttagaAAAGCTTGAGCGAAGTGTTCAGATTTCGGACCCAATCCCTTTTTGCGTTTCAAGAAATGCccttttatcattttctttgTTTAATGGTTCCCTTGGGCTACAAGGCCTGAAAGATGTGGAAAGTTCAAGCCCCCAGAGATTAGATAAATTGAACCATGTCAATGATCGCATTGTTGAAGGTATTCTTCGCATGTTCTTTTGCACTGGAATTTCTGAGGCCATTGCATGCTCCTGCAGTGATAAGGCTGCATCCATTATATCATCCTCAAGACTTGAACTTCCTTATTTCTGGGACTTGATAGCTTCAAGTGTTACTAAATCCTCAAAAGATGCTAGAGAGAGAGCCGTGAAATCAATTGAATTTTGGGGACTCTGTAAAGGGGCTGTTAGTTCTTTATATGGCATCCTTTTTTCCCTTAAACCGCTTCCTTCATTACAATATGCTGCCTATGTTATGCTCTCAACTGAACCAATTTCTTACTCCGCAATTATTCATGAAAATACTTCTTGCTACCTGGATTATGATATCACAACCGAACAGGGGTCAACTCAAGTTGATTTTTCATCAGAATATAATGTGCTCTTGAAGGAGGAAATATTATTATTGATCGAGAAACTCCCTGATGATGTTTTTGACATGGAGTTGATTGCCCAAGAAAGG GTGAATATATATCTTGCTTGGTCTTTGTTGCTGTCACACTTATGGTCATTGCCCCCATCCTCATCTGCAAGGGAAAGATTAGTCCAATACATTCAGAACTCTGCTAGTTCAAGGATATTAGACTGCCTTTTCCAGCATATACCTGTCGAAGGCATGGCTCTTCAGAAGAAGAAAGATACAGAACTTCCAGCAGGGCTATCAGAAGCCGCAACTGCAGCAAACCAAGCCATTACCACAGGTTCATTATTGTTTTCTGTGGAATTTCTTTGGCCCATTGAACCAGTGAAACTGTCATTGTTTGCTGGAGCAATATTTGGCTTGATGCTCCGTGTTCTTCCTGCTTATGTTCGAGGGTGGTTTAGTGATTTGCGTGACCGTTCAAAGTCTACTGCAATTGAATCCTTTACAAAAGCATGGTGCAGTCCTTCTCTTATTGCAAATGAATTGTCCCAG ATAAAAAAAGCAGAATTTGCTGATGAAAATTTCTCAGTTGTTGTAAGTAAATCAGCCAATGAGGTAATTGCTACATATACCAAAGATGAGACGGGGATGGACCTAGTAATTCGCCTTCCTTCATCATATCCACTAAGGCATGTTGATGTTGATTGTATGAGGAGCTTGGGAATCAGTGAAGTTAAGCAGCGGAAGTGGTTATTATCCATGATGTCATTTGTCCGTAATCAG GCGAAGGCAATGCTGTGTGGAGAGACCAATAGATGGTCAGAG AATGGTGCTTTAGCTGAAGCAATAAGGATATGGAAGCGTAATTTTGACAAGGAGTTTGAAGGAGTTGAAGAGTGTCCCATTTGTTACAGTGTAATCCACACAGTCAACCACAGCATTCCCCGCTTGGCATGCAAGACCTGCAAGCACAAGTTCCATTCAGCCTGCCTTTATAAATGGTTTTCGACTTCACATAAATCCACCTGTCCTCTGTGCCAGTCTCCGTTCTAA